Within Nitrospirota bacterium, the genomic segment CTGTGGGTAATCTCACCATGATTACAGATGCAAAGGGGAATTCTACAACATATTCCTATGATGCCTTGAACCGCCTGCTTTCAGAGACTTATGCAGACCTCACAACAAGGGGCTTTTCTTATGACGTAGTAGGGAACATGCTGACAAGGACAGACCAGAATGGAAATACTACTGCCTATATTTATGATGACCTTTACAGGCTGACCCTGCGTAATTATCCCGGCATAAACGACGACTCCTTTACTTATGACAGTGCAGGAAGTATGCTTACAGCGGCCAACGCCAATGCCGCTATCTCCTATGCCTATGACAATGCAAACAGGACACTATCCGAGACTTTGAATGGAAAGGCCACATCATACATTTATGACATACCGAACCGCAAACGTACCCTTACATACCCCGGCGGAAAGAGCGTGACCGAGGAGATGAACCTCAGGCAGAGGCTCAATAATATAAAAGAGGGCTTAAATACCATTGTCCTGTACAGCTATGATGCAGGTAACCGGCTTGTTGGGAGGGACTATCCCATGAACACAACAACCGCTGCATACACACATAATGCCAACAACTGGACTACAAATCTTACACATCTTGCCGGCATTACACCTTTTACAGATTTTGAATATACTTTTGACAATGAGGGGAACAGAAAATACCAGAAGAAATTTCATTACCTCACCAACTCAGAGCAATATCTCTATGACAACATCTACAGGGTGACGGCGTATAAAGAAGGCACCCTCAATATCAGCGGGACTATACCGGCACCTCTTACCCAGACGGCTTATAACTATGATGCAGTCGGAAACCGTACTTCTACTAATAAAGATGCAACAATTACCACCTACACAACCAACAGTGTTAATGAATATACGGCGATAGTCAGCGGCGGGGCTGTATTCCCTCTCTATGATTTAAACGGCAACCTTACTAATGATGGAACAAGGGCATTTAGTTTTGACTATGAAAACCGCCTCACAGATGTAGCCCCAGGTGCAATTTCTTACAAATATGACCCGCTCGGCAGACGCATAGAGAAGAACGTCGCTGGTACTATAACACGATACTATTTTGACGGCTCAAGGGTAATTGAGGAGCGGGATGGTCTGGATGTTGTGGCAGCTACCTATACATTCGGAAGCTGGATAGATGAGATACTTACTATGGACCGTAGCGGCAACACATATTATTATCACCAGAATTCCCTCGGGACTGTTTCTGCTGTGACTAATAGTTCAGGAGTTATTGTTGAACGTTACGAATACGACGCCTACGGTGAGACAACAATACTTGATCCTTCCTTCTTATTTCGTTTATCTTCTATAATTTCAAATCAATTTATGTTTACAA encodes:
- a CDS encoding RHS repeat protein is translated as MSETTSYTYYPDGKQQTVTSPGGNVTTSIYDTADRLTGISDSVGVVAAYSYDANGNRLTSTDGNGFTSTNVYDAANRLVSVTDPMSQSTAYSYDDAGNQLTVTDRNSNTTSYTYDALNRRIMTTDALSNLTIHLYDPVGNLTMITDAKGNSTTYSYDALNRLLSETYADLTTRGFSYDVVGNMLTRTDQNGNTTAYIYDDLYRLTLRNYPGINDDSFTYDSAGSMLTAANANAAISYAYDNANRTLSETLNGKATSYIYDIPNRKRTLTYPGGKSVTEEMNLRQRLNNIKEGLNTIVLYSYDAGNRLVGRDYPMNTTTAAYTHNANNWTTNLTHLAGITPFTDFEYTFDNEGNRKYQKKFHYLTNSEQYLYDNIYRVTAYKEGTLNISGTIPAPLTQTAYNYDAVGNRTSTNKDATITTYTTNSVNEYTAIVSGGAVFPLYDLNGNLTNDGTRAFSFDYENRLTDVAPGAISYKYDPLGRRIEKNVAGTITRYYFDGSRVIEERDGLDVVAATYTFGSWIDEILTMDRSGNTYYYHQNSLGTVSAVTNSSGVIVERYEYDAYGETTILDPSFLFRLSSIISNQFMFTSGVFDMETGLYFYKTRYYDPKSGRFLQNEIGEDNIHLLAVNKYSYVENNPLNYKTNNGKVLLPNLSKEFEEVNGKTWCDINTGTMVTEIYNKKCTRVCTEEHESDHRNYRGPCCALFKTCYDNAGKDIGEQANCIEKYKNWIKETSAFSECRAYTVSVNCAERELKKCDCTLKDHAGGDHQIGEHYNKECCDIFKEYKGSVEKSKKENCDKAKDKACPF